A genome region from Effusibacillus lacus includes the following:
- a CDS encoding ATP-binding protein: MAGSYVEQIKSLIDPDKLARVIENLVTNAIKYSYKLGEVAVTVSKEEDHVRIGVRSSPVNGREQGGSGMTVRFNMDDVAEMLKVPIDQVRMALEELREQGKLTAETFPFAEKAWRIAPIDIKRIQKLLGEKGVDTSGAPVEADKPDETPKRRIVKKVVKKPGNGDEGDSSCL, encoded by the coding sequence ATGGCCGGTTCTTATGTTGAACAAATAAAAAGTCTGATTGATCCGGACAAGTTGGCCCGGGTGATTGAAAATCTTGTGACCAATGCGATAAAGTATAGCTACAAACTTGGGGAAGTTGCAGTTACAGTCTCGAAAGAAGAGGATCATGTGCGAATCGGTGTCCGGTCTTCCCCAGTGAATGGACGTGAGCAGGGAGGGTCGGGTATGACAGTACGATTCAATATGGATGATGTGGCGGAGATGCTGAAAGTACCGATTGATCAAGTGAGAATGGCCTTGGAAGAACTGCGGGAGCAGGGGAAGTTGACGGCGGAAACGTTCCCTTTTGCCGAGAAAGCCTGGCGAATCGCCCCGATTGACATCAAGCGAATTCAGAAACTGCTCGGTGAAAAAGGGGTCGATACGTCAGGAGCGCCTGTGGAAGCAGACAAACCGGATGAAACCCCGAAACGGCGCATTGTGAAAAAAGTGGTGAAGAAGCCCGGAAACGGCGATGAAGGAGACTCCTCTTGCCTTTAA